The window CTGTCACCAAAGCTGAATTTGTCAGCTTATGGCACTTTGAAGGCCTAGCTAGCCTAAAATGAAATACAGTGTTCCAACTGCAACTGAATTGTGTTGAAAGAAGAGTCTATCAGTATTTAGGAATAATGGGGGTTATcccaagtcttaaaaaaaaaaaaagacaaaacacaaaaatgaaaggcTATAGATTAATCAAGACTTTTCAGACATGATTTTGTCTAGTAGTCTGataacttggtttttttttttgcttctattaATTTCACTGTAATTATGGCAGCtgatttaattgtttattttggtAAGTCACACATTCATATGgtttaagattttaaaagtaagaatgCATACAACTGAATCACTTTTAAAACTGATGAAGTAAGATCAGTCGTGAATATTGATTTTATTGTACTTCTAGTATCAAATCTGAAGACACTGGAGAGTGCTGGGCAGCTCCTGGAGTGCACTCTTTAGGATACTAGCTGCCTTGATAACAGCACCACAATCAGCAAACACTACAGGCTCCCATTATAAGGTAAACTTCACCAGAGCTATAAAATACCATGCAATTCTGGTGACAAAGTTTATCCAAGGTGGATGCGTGCAGAAGTTTGCCTGGATCCGAAAAAGGCACATTTTAAgtgttgtattaaaaaaaaatctcaaaatacataaaacatgGAAATCAAAACTCTTGCAGCAATTCAGTCAGTTAGTTACTGAAGCTCTGGAAGCTTCCATTAGtagggttgcttttgtttttctttttaatatacatattcAATCTGATGACTACCATAAAATAGTTTGCGTTAGTGATGACAACTGCAAAAGGCAGTCCAGTTAACTCAACCTTCTATGATCAGTTGTAAGTAGGGAGCGTGTCCAGGCCCTCTACTAAGAAGGCGCATTTGCATGAGAGCCCACATACGTGCTGCATTCACCAGCTCTTGATGTATACCTCTGTATACAAGGGTTCGACAGCCTTCTGGCCTGCCGCATCTGGAACACAGTGCAAAGCTAAGATTAGAGTTAACCTATAttgggagaggaggaaaagagagaattcTGCTGACAGTCACAGCTCAGTCCGATTTGCCCCACCACAAAGCACAGAACACAAACACCCTTCTCCAGTTTTCCCTCTTCCCAACAGACATTGTTTTTGCAGAGAATCTCATACTTGATTGTTGAAAGAATCACATAAAATGCAGGCAGTTACAAAACTAACACCCATGAAAGAGACTTCTTCAATATTCCTACAGGAATACTAGTATAATGATAaatgattaagaaatggaaaaaatggaATACTATCTACTGATCTGTTATTATCACTACCAGGAAACTACTAAAAGACAGTATTACTACcaggaaaaataatgaaagtacAGGATATCTAGGCTATGACACAGCACACCAGGACAGCTGGCAACAGTGCTACTTTTAAGATATAATTTCTCAAAAGGGTTTGCATTTTCAGAacagagatgaatggccaatgtATTCCCGACAAACTATTTCTTAGGGTTCACTAGAACAAGATGAACAACAAATGTTTCTCTTGCTACGTCTGAACAGATTATTAAATTGTTCCAATGTAACTATCAAACTACAGCAAAGATAAACAAGCTTTTCTATCAACctgctaaaaattttaaataacaacatgaaatagaaaaaaacgGAATGGGAACAAAAAAACTGCACTCAAGGCTCTAATTTGGTCAGTGGTATTCCAGTACTGAAAATTGGCAAGTAAGGGGAAACCAAGACATCACAAAACTGTTTTGCTAGAACTGAAAGTGCCTTGAATGGCCAGGCCAATGCCACATCAAGAGGGCCAAATTGCCACACCTAGACCTACTATCAAGAACCTaactgaaagaacaaagaaaggctCTATTCTTTAGCTGCCCAGCTTGTGCATTAACACAATGTGCACAGAAAGTTATGTACATGTGACACTACAAGGAAGCTCTGAATTAGGGTACATTATTTTTGCAAGTCCAATTGGTATAAAAGTCAACATGCAAATAatctcaacaaaatagaaaccaaaggattaggggagaggaagaaaacaacacCAAAGGATGCAGAGTCTCCAAAGGAGAAACCTACAGAAGATGCTGATCTGCCAGGTCCCCGCTGGGCTACGATGGCGCCAGAGACTGCTTTAATCCAACTGTGCATTTCTTCAGGGCTATCAGcctaaaggaaataaaagagataTCTCAGTGAAATTTCTCTCCAAATCACCTTCTATTTCCATATATTCTGTACCGTGGCAATATGTCACCTGCAAACACATTCAAAgacaataatttctttaaaaagttttcagagcacttttgtttatttttgaactcTGTAGCGTTGGATGTTATAAACTCtccttgtagacaaggctgaccttgaactcaagagatccacctgtttctgcctcccaactgctgggattaaaggtgtgtaccaacatGCCTGGCTTCAAAACTCTTTCCAAAAAGGTTCATTATGgcctggctcagaggttaagagcattgcctgctcttccaaaggtcctgagttcaattcccagcaaccacatgatggctcacaaccatctgtaatgaggtctggtgccctcttctggcctgcagacagaatattatatacataataaataaatattagtgtgtgtgtgtgtgtgtgtgtgtgtgtgtgtgtgtgtgtggagtggggttcaGTAAACTCATGAATCATTGGTCCAGCTGTCCCCAGCTACAAGAGGGCATTGGAGTTGTAGTTTGCAGGCTGTCGTGAGCAACccaatgtggattctgggaacaaaTCTTGgtcttggtcctctggaagagcagcaagtgctcttaacctctgagccatctttccaacccctgaAAGCACTTTTTGTGTGAGAACGTGTTATTGTGAGAACGTGAAcctttatttcaaaatttgtgttttagttttgaCACAGCTCATACTAAATTGCTCAGGTTGGTCTTCACTTCATTCTTTATCAAAGTTGCCCTTGAACGTCCTGCTTCAGCCTTTTGAGAGTTtggttacaggcatatgccaccaaacCCGGATCTAGAAGCACTGTTTTTAACCCAGATTTTTCTAAGCAAGGTACTATATGGAGACATATGACAGCCACTGCATATTTtaaacccagacacataaaatggTCAATAATGAATGTTTTTGGAAaggaaataagaggaaaaaaacaaagaaagttcCTATTTTGCTGTCAAATGCTACAATCTGAACTTGCTACACGTATATGCTGAAACTTTAAAAGTCATTCTAGCaccattttacatattaattttagaaacaatttctttctttctttttttttttttttgagacagggttttccagtcagtcctggaacttgctctgtagcccaggctggccttgaactcacagagatctacctgcctctgcctcctaagtgccaggattaaaagcatacaccaccacacctggctatagTCCTTTTTCTTGATAAAGACTGGCTAGTCTAAATCTAAATATTCTAAGATCAGAATGCTCAGGGTGGCATGGCCACAGCATAGGCTTTCACTCAGTGCAAGTAGGAGCATCATGATCAAATTAATGTGACAAGACAGAGAGACCATTCTGGTGGTTAAATCTGACCTAGAACAGCCTAAAAAACCAGAAATTTAGGTCAAACTTTACATACAGATGCTCCCATCATCATACTTTCACAGTAAACGTATGAAAACTCTGTAAATAAACATGTAGTCACAAAAGATCAGAacttgtgccgggcggtggtggcggcgcacacctttaatcccagcactcgggaggcagaggcaggtggatctctgtgagttcgaggccagcctggtctagaagagctagtgccaggacaggaaccaaaagctacggagaaaccctgtctcgaaaatcaaaaaaaaaaaaaaaaaaaaaaaaaaaaaaagatcagaactTGAGAAACAGCCATACATGGAGTGAGTGTGGTGTAATTCTAAAATGTTTGCAGAGatggctttttgtttgtctgatttttttgagataggatctcactacaCAGCCATGGCTGGCCACAGATTCACCaggatccaccggcctctgcctcctgaatgccttGAACTGTGATTAAAGGCAAGAGCCACCAGACTTAGTTATTGCCAAATAACTTTTAATAACAcaggaaaaatgacaaaataggaaaacaaacaagatttTATACATTTACTATATGGCCTTGCTTACTGTAAGAATCAATGCTTAGATATGGAAGTATGTGTATTTTATAAACTATCATTTTCTTAACTTTTCTGCAATAAGCAATGAACCAAAACAAATGCTCTTTCCAATAATTTCACTTATATACTTGCttccatttttataaagttaaaaaaatattaaaaacacagaaataaaatacacTTGAAGACACActgctaaaatataaataaaacagcactTCCTTTCTTCCAAATGTGACTTTGATCAATATCACTAATTCATAACACAATAACCCCCATTTCTAAATATATACCCCACCACCAACCACCACCTGACATCTTTCAATAAGCTGGTAAATTACACTTGTCAAAACAGACAAGGTTTATCTATATTTATTTCACCTATGAATGTTATTAACTTCTTGTAAGACAATCTATAATCTCCAAGTGTCTTACCTGCACATAAAACGTTCGAGACGTCGTTACAATTTCAAACAGGTTGTCCCTCATCATTATATCACTGTTATGAAAAACAATCATCCAGTTGCATGTAAATCAGTTTTGACAGTTTCTCTTTCAGCTGTTTACTCAATACAAAATATGTGTCATTAAATGTTTAGAGAGAAAACACTAATTTAACAAAGCCATATTATCTTTTCTCAGTTTTGATTACAATTCATTTAAGAAGAATCATAAAGCAACTTTAGAGTCTAAGTGCTTACAGTTTATTCAATTCAGCATGGTACAGCTGGTGCAGCTCCTTGTGACGACCTGTTCTCTGCACCTTTGAAATACTAAAAATGATTTCtcatcatttttcctttgcatTAATGAGCTACTTCTGAAATGTCATTTATAAATGAGTAATTTGTAGTTCTCAAATAAAAGATCGTAATACTTtacagattaaaaaacaaaactgcagcATATCTCAACCAGTTTAAAATTCTCAATGAGAAGCACATGCTGTAAGTTGAACCAGGGGAGGCGCTGTTCTTCAAACTGCTGTGCCAGCACCAGGCAGCCCCTTACCTTTGCTTACACTCTTGGACTTTATGGACTTCTTTAAGTGGTATTACCCGCAGAGGTTCCTTTTCCTGGCaaaaaagcagaggcagaggacatTTCAAGTCAATCTCAGACACAACTGCACCTTCTGAACCTGCAGCAGCAGGACACTCTATGGCCTTACACACAGCTGTTTCAGTCTCTGGTCTCAATGACAGTTGCTAAGCAGCAGACTTGGTCATGGTAAACCATGAGGACCAGTAAGTGCTCTATTTCCTCTTTTGGAATGCCATCTTGACATCAACAGCACCGTGCAGCAAGCCCAGCTTTGTTATAagcctgtgcacatgtgtctgaATGCACAGTTAGGGAGCACCTGCAGGTAAGGTAAAGACATGGTGTATCTATACTACTGGGTACTTGCATTTAACTTCTAAAACAGAGTTTCCATGATCGTGGCACAGTTATGAAGCTCGGACCTCGGCATCTTTGCAGTATGACCACAATCCACAGGCCACATTCTGATCTTACAAGTTATCCCATGGGTGTCCGTCATGGCAGAAGACAAGCTGACATATTTTCTGTCCAAGATTCAGAGTCTATGGCAGGCTTGCTTGACTGTCCCTTCTCTTCGTCTCCTTTACTTCAGAGCAGTTACTTCTTTGGTCTTCTGTGATCTTGCAGAGCTGTAAATCACCCACTTATTTCTCAGACTGTGTCCTAGTCTGGGTCTGTCTGATGTTTATTCATTCTGATGCGTAGGCCACATGCTTCTAGAAGGAAACCACAGCACTGACTACTTCTCAGCCATCCCTTCCAGGAGGTGCACGGCGTGGACTTGACCAACTGCTGGTACATGACTCATATTGGTCACCACTGAGACATTTAGAGCCTATGCAGTACTCGATTTTCCAACATAATTTCCCCACCAGTTTTACCAAATATTGAGGATTCTTACCTGAAATCATTACTGACATAACTGCCTGCCAAATGGTGATTTTTCTAATATCACGCACATACATATCAACCTGGAATTTAAAGAAACACTATTTCTTCTCCACTTATTTTCTCTGGGAAGAAGATCTATGATCTTTCTCAGCCACAGCCTCGTGATTAATGAGCACTATCTGTGCAGTGAACATCTGTATTTCCCTGATCCTGAGCGACACTGAACACTGTTACACAGTAGTGCTAAGGCTCTAACCCCAAGGCCTCGGATACACTGGGTATACATGCTACCATTTAGCTCCACACTCAGCTCAATTTCTTTCTAAATGAgttgtttgtattttctgtttctttccataCCAGATATTTTCCCtcaattttctgtttctctttgagccATGAGACAACCACAACTTTACAAAAGGACTAAGAACATGGCCACTTCAAGCTGAGCTGCTGCTCTAGTCTGCTACCTAAATCCTCACGTTATGGGCATCACAGTCAGCAAGTGACCTCCACGTTGTCTTATAGGGTAAGAACGCTCAGTCGCTGTCTCTCTTTTCCTTGAAGAGTTCTCACTCCTGTAGAATGAGGACTGTAGAATCCTGCAGATCACAATAGTTACTTTATTTTGTAGATTGTCCCCTCCCTCGGATGTGGCTACTGTCACCTGGTGACTAAACTCAGACTATACACCTTCAACAGAAGCAGCATAAAACTGATGCTGTGTTTTTTTCAGGCTATCCTGTCAGGTGATGAGTGGTTTCAACATCCTCACCACCAATGAAGTTCACTGAGCCTGATTGTCTGATGGAAGTGGTGTCTGCCAGCCTTCACTGTACAGCTGCTCTCTTCCCTCTGGGCTCAGTGTTTATTCCACAGACTGATCTCTCATTCCTATTTAGGTATCTTATCCCTCACTGTAATTACATGAACTGTCACCACCCAATCATTGAGTCATATGAATATCTGGGCTGTAATATATTATAATCATTATGTATTCTGATTCTCTCACTGTCCATAATCTGGTGAGGGGATTGTTTGTAAagtagtttctgggtgattatcaTTTTCTCAGCATGTCCTTGCTTTCTGACATAAGATATTCCAGGCTCATCTTGCATTTATTTCTCTTGCCCAGGTATAGAATCTGCTATCTCTCCATGGAGTCCAGGATTCTTTCAGGGGGAAGGTACTCACATGAGGATATAATACATGTCTGGGACTATGTTTGTTGAGTTATAGCAAGAATCCATGATTTTACACCAAGAACCTTGGTTTCTAGGTTTCTATTATCCTTCATATATTTGCTCATTTCATCAACAAGTATGTGTGACCATTCTCTCTGTCACTATCCACGCCCTGTGCattcctcctctctgcctcctcatcACATGTGGGCTCTGACTGTCTACGCCAGCTTATACAGACTGCTTCTGCCATTTTACCCCACAACAGTCTCCTAAAAGAATTGACACTTAAGACAAATCTTAAAATATTCCTAATATAGCAGCTATTGTCCAGGAATAACTATAAATTTAAATTactaaaatgaagtaaaattagttttaatttcaaaatgaaataaattcagCTCCTTATACAACTGTTTATCACCAGCACTCAAAACTCACATGTATCCTGCACAGAACAACATAGGTAGGAAACATAACTCAGGATAGAAAGTCACATGTATCCTGCACAGAACAACACAGGTATGGAACATATCTCAGGACAGAAAGTTCAACTGGACAATGTTGTTTTGATGCCTTCATTCAAATACAGTATGGAGTATACAACAGTCCCACACTTTtgaaggagaggcagagaatTTCATTAATTTATGCAATAATCTACTGAAAGATTTAGGCTACATGACTTTTTAAATAGTACATTACTCAAATGGAGGGAAGAAGGCTCAATCTTTGATTCTGCCTTCAAAACACGACAAAAATATCtgaaatgaggggctggagagatggctcagaggttaagagcactgcctgctcttccaaaggtcctgagttcaattcccagcaaccacatggtggctcacaaccatctgtaatgaggtctggtgccctcttctgacctgcaggcgtacatacagacagaatattgtatacataataaataaatatttaaaaaaaaaaatatctgaaatGAAACAACGTAAGAGCTGATCTGAAACAGGCAAAGAAAGGGCCAAGAAAAAGAAGGGCAGGGAAGGCAGACACGCAGAGGGCTGAATGCTGCTTTTAGAGGATTCTTTTTACCGCCTCTTCCAATCCTCTCTGACAGAGATTTACATATAGGGGGCTGACAATTTTAGATCCATCAAAATGTAATTTTCCTTGAAGATATGgcagttttatttaaaacacgTTAAAGAAAAATGTGACTAACCAAATGCATTACAACCAAGCAGACTGAAATACAGATGCCCTCAGAACcagaacatttgaaaaacaaaacagcatacaAGCATACATTCACAGCGTAACTTGCCAAGCACTTGAAAGCATATTTATGAAGTAACTACATACCAGTTCAGATTTGAAGTAGCCTATTGTATTTTCATCCAATTGAAAATATCTTCTTTTCCAGTTCTTCATCTACCAGAGAAGACACAGACATAGGCTTCAAAGAATGTCCAATGTTAATCACCCCTAATCGTTCCAGTAAGAACCCACAATCAGAAACACTAAGCACACAGAAACAACAGACTTCCCGCAAGGGAGGTGATAATTGGCACCTCTTCCTGCTAAACAGCCCCTGAATGACGGTCTCAGCCTTGGGCAGCTCACTCTCAAGAGTTTATGAATAACTCTagcatttcaaatttttttaaaaatttatttctttttattttatgtgcattggtgtttttgctgGCTTGtatgtgtgaggatgccagatcccctggaactaaaattatggacagttgtgagctcccatgtgagtgctgagaactgagctcaggtcttctggaagagcagtaagtgttcttaaacTGCTAAGCCAACTTTCCAGCCCCtcagattttcaaaatatttatttatttatttattttatatgtatgagtactctatctgcatgtataactttatgccagaagagggcatcagatgccacTATAGATGATTGTGATCCACTATGCAGATGCTGGAAATTAAACttgggacttctggaagagcagtcagtgctcttaattactgagccatctccccagcacgaTCACTaacagtagaaaagaaaaaaaaaaagtactccaTTTCTTGCCAGCCCAGCCTACAAGGTAAAGATCAGCCTGGGAAATGTCATTAACTCATCAGGTTTCTCTATCTATAACATGCATTTCAAGTATTTCATATATAACAGGTCAGCAATAAatacaaagcagaacaaaaccaTACGGAAAATGTTTAGTAGACTTTCATATGAATATTCCTGTCAATTTTTTAGTACCTGAAATTATCTATAAAtagtgttggagagatggctcaacagttagaaTGCTTTTCCAAAAGACCCAGGtccaattcctaacacccacagagcagctcataactgtctctaagtccagttccaggggatcctacaccctcttctggcctcctctagcactgcatacacatggtacgcAGATGTACATTcaagtaaacacacatacacataaaatagattaaaaaaaaatctcaaaaaaattaaggaaaaaatgtgcaaatttttcttttcttttctttagatttaGGAATAAAGGTTACCTCCTTAAAAGCCTAATTAGCCTACAACTAAGGCTCACAGCCTGGGGAAATCCTTCCTCCGCCTATAGACAGCCTATCTTGAGAAACTGGTCCAACAGGCAGGAAGAATTTTTCCAAGCTGAGCTACCAAAAGTGAAGCAAAACCAAGCAGAATTACCAGGAGAGTTTGAAGTATTTGCTTCttcctattttttccttttgttttcaaatgttaaaCTTTATCTTGTCCTGAGAGTCTCAAGATTTAGTTCGTAcagaataaataaactaataaaacaaaacaaacatcagcTGAATTGTGGTAGCatagcacatctttaatcccagaatctgGAGGCatagagaggcagatctctgagttcaaggccagcagcctggtctacagagagttccaggacagccagggttacacagagaaaccctgtctcaaaaaaatcaaaacaaacaaataaaaccaaacaaaaaatgccCAAGATTTTGCTATATAGCCCAAGCTAACCTagaactttctttccttccctcctcagtttcccaaatgctaggattttATGTGTGAATCACAGCACCTGGCAGAAAAGTATCTGGAGCCTTAGAATACCAGtagatatgtttattttatagaaatttcCTCCCacaccaggcaatggtggtgcagagacaggcagatctctgtaaatttgaggccagcctggtctaccagagcgagttccaggacaggctccaaagctacggagaaaccctgtctcgaaaaaccaaccaaacaaacaaaacaaaagaaagaaagaaatttcctcCCATGACGATGATTATGGGGACAACCTACACTCACCTGTGATGCTTCTTTAGCACCTGGAATTGTGCGAAAAGCTACATCTCTCATTTATCCCTTTCAAAAACCACAGACCATAGGTTTTATAAAAATAGCtttctcacataaaataaaactggaagtCTGGGAGATTAAGTAGCCCAACCTCAGAGCTGTCCACTAGCAGCCACTCCTGGTACTTCCGCTTCTCCTGAGGCTCTATACTTGACCATCTCTGATGATGTAAGAAATCAACAGAACTTTCTGGGggttaagatggctcagcaggtaaagtcacTTGCCTAAATTTAAGCCTTGGAATCCAAGTGAAGGTGGAAGACCAGAACTGACAGAGTTGTCTTCTGTCTCAAAGCATAAAACAATGCACtcatgctcccctcccttcctcacatatgcacgcacatacacaaactaaagttttttaaataaaaaacaaacaaacaagaaatcctttctatcacaaacctaaacttggGAAAGCTCACTTACACTAAATATAGGAGGAAATAAGCATTAACTTACCCAGCAGTGTAAAGACCAAGGAAATAACTGTGATGTATGATAAATATGGAGCAACCCCTTTCTACCCTTCCCAGCAACAGACTGCTCTGCACTCCAGGCCTTTCAAACGTAAAGCACACAGCTTGATTCTGACTTGCAAGCTTGCTGGCACATGACCTCCCCAACTTCACAGGTATGGTTAAGCTACTCACCACTGCTCCTTGCTTCACACAATACCCAGCTTTGATAACTGCACTGTCTGGAGGTGGCTTAGGTGTAAAGTAGGGAAGATGGCTTTGGGACCGTTTCAAATTGTTTCTGTCAATAATTTCACCACATTCATTTACTTCTTCTTTCTAAAATGAAgccaaagaaa of the Chionomys nivalis chromosome 8, mChiNiv1.1, whole genome shotgun sequence genome contains:
- the Plekha1 gene encoding pleckstrin homology domain-containing family A member 1 isoform X4, with product MPYVDRQNRICGFLDIEENENSGKFLRRYFILDTREDSFVWYMDNPQNLPSGSSRVGAIKLTYISKVSDATKLRPKAEFCFVMNAGMRKYFLQANDQQDLVEWVNVLNKAIKITVPKQSDSQPASDSLSRQGDCGKKQVSYRTDIVGGVPIITPTQKEEVNECGEIIDRNNLKRSQSHLPYFTPKPPPDSAVIKAGYCVKQGAVMKNWKRRYFQLDENTIGYFKSELEKEPLRVIPLKEVHKVQECKQSDIMMRDNLFEIVTTSRTFYVQADSPEEMHSWIKAVSGAIVAQRGPGRSASSMRQARRLSNPCIQRYTSRAGECSTYVGSHANAPS